The region CTCGGTAATATCCCCCAGGTGCTGATCCAGAAGCACGGCGAGGATTTTGCCGGTTTCGCTGAAGTAGTGGAGAAGGCCAGGGCGATCTCTCCCCATGTCATTGCCGCGACTCCCTTTGTGACCAAAGAGGCAATGCTGCTCTCCCGACAGAGCGTTGCGGCGGTCAATGTCAAAGGAGTCGAGCGGGGCAACAAGATCTTCCAGCAGGACTTCTTGTCCCTGAAGCAAGGCGATGTTCAAGACCTGCTCTTTGACGAATCGGAGAAACTGCCGGGGATCGTCATCGGCATTGATACCGCAACCTCCCTGGGTGTGGCGCTCGGCGAGGTGATCAACGTTATTCCTCCCGCATTTACCATTACCCCCTTCGGCATGATTCCTAAAATGAAGCCGTTTCGCGTGACGGCGATCATCAGCCAGCGTGGTGGTTTGCTCGACACCTACTATGCCTACATTTCCCTGCCGCAGGCCCAGCAGTTTCTGGGATCCGTAGACCAGGTGTCGGGTGTCGAGGTCGAAGTCGATTCCTTCGATCAGGCCACTCCGGTGGCCGCCAAGTTGCGCCAGACATTCACCTACCCCTTTGTCATCCGCTCATGGGAGGACCTGTTCGGTTCATTCCTGTCCGCTCTGCGCCTGGAGAAACTCGGTCTCTTCATCGTGCTCGGGATCATCGTGCTGGTAGCAGCTTTCAATATCGCCACTACGCTGATCATGGTGGTCATGGAGAAGCACCGGGATATTGCCATCCTGCGGGCCATCGGGGCGAATTCGCAGAGTATCATGAAGATCTTTGTTCTCGAGGGTTTCATTATCGGCACCTTGGGGACCGGGCTGGGCACGGCTTTGGGGTTGCTGATAGCGAAGAACGCCGACCCGGTTATCAAGGGGCTCGAGCGCTTGCTGGGCATAAAGATTTTCGATCAGGCGGTCTATGGAATGGAGCGGTTTCCTTCCGTGGTCAATACATCGGATGTGC is a window of Desulfuromonadales bacterium DNA encoding:
- a CDS encoding FtsX-like permease family protein; translated protein: LGNIPQVLIQKHGEDFAGFAEVVEKARAISPHVIAATPFVTKEAMLLSRQSVAAVNVKGVERGNKIFQQDFLSLKQGDVQDLLFDESEKLPGIVIGIDTATSLGVALGEVINVIPPAFTITPFGMIPKMKPFRVTAIISQRGGLLDTYYAYISLPQAQQFLGSVDQVSGVEVEVDSFDQATPVAAKLRQTFTYPFVIRSWEDLFGSFLSALRLEKLGLFIVLGIIVLVAAFNIATTLIMVVMEKHRDIAILRAIGANSQSIMKIFVLEGFIIGTLGTGLGTALGLLIAKNADPVIKGLERLLGIKIFDQAVYGMERFPSVVNTSDVLAVIAVAMTISLLATIYPAWRAARMDPAEALRYE